Sequence from the Ruminococcaceae bacterium KH2T8 genome:
GCCTTTCATGCCGCCTTTCCCTCAGGATCTTGAAGCGATATTATCCCGTGTGAAAAGCCTCTGCGATGAGCCCGAAAGGAAGTTCATATACGCATACTGGAGCGAGCCCGATTCGACCATGCATCGCACGGGTACCGTAAGTTCCGAGACACACGAGATGGTGACTTCGCTCGAGAAAAGGATCGAAGAATTCGCATCGGATCTTAAGGATACTCTCCTTCTCATAACCGCAGATCACAGTCACGTAGACTGCGATAATATCTGTCTTCTTGATCACCCTGAAGTAACGGACTGTCTCGTACGACTTCCTTCACTTGAGCCGAGGGTCATGAGCTTCTTCGTTAAGGAAGATAAGAAGGCGGATTTTCCCGAGATATTTACGAAGAATTTCGGTGACGGTTTTCTTATACTTACGGGAGATGAAGCCGTCAGCATGAATGTATTCGGAACGGGTGAAGATCGCGAAGACCTGCGCGGGATGCTCGGAGACTATGTTATATTCTCGACATCGCCCAAGGCCATATTCAATACTCATATCGAGGCGCAGGAGATGCCCGGAGGACATGCGGGCCTTACGGCAGAAGAGCGAATTATCCCGCTGATCGCGGTAAAGATCGACTGAATAATATTAATGATGAACGGAGATAATAAATATGCTTTTTGAAACAACTGAATTTACATTAAAGGATGGCAGGACGGCACTTCTTTTGAACCCCGAAGAGGAACATGCTCAGGGACTTCTCGATTACCTCGTAAAGTCCGCGGAAGAGACTGACTTTCTCCTTCGCTATCCCGAAGAATGCGGAAGGTATACACTCGAAGGGGAGAAGAAGCTCCTGGAGAACATGAAGGGATCGCCTAATGATCTTTTCTTAACATGCACTGTTGACGGCAAGGTGGCGGGCAACTGTCACCTCATGATGAACGGAAAGATGAAGATAAGGCACAGGGCAAATGTTGCCATCGCACTTCTTAAGGAATACTGGGGCTTAGGTATCGGTACGAAGATGTTCGAAGCGATGCTCGATGCTGCCAGGGCCAACCCCGATCTTATGCAGGTGGAGCTCGAAGTCGTTGAAGGTAACGACCGCGCTATGGCTCTTTATAAGAAGATGGGATTTGAAGTATACGGAGTTCGTCCGAATGCGATAAAGCTCAAGGACGGTACGCTCCTGTCAGAGACACTGATGGTAAATAAGCTCAGATAAAAAGAGATCCCCGTAAGGACTTAAAGCCTTGCGGGGATCGTTATCTTATCTGTTCTTCTCGAGCCACTCGTGAGCATGCTTGAGGATCGGAAGCTCCCTTCTCATGACGAGTGTTCCAAGCGGCGTACAGGAGCATCTTTCGTATTCCTTTACGGCATCTTCGTACTTGAGCTTTAAGGTAGAAAGATGGAACTGATCGATCTCCTCCTGAGTCATATGTTTCTCTCCGAACGAGACTACCTTACAGAGGAAATAGTTATTGAGATTATGCCTGTGTATGAGGTTATAGTAGTCACTTACGACTCCGAGCTTACAGAGGATCTGAACCTTTGCTCCGAGCTCCTCGTTGAGCTCTCTTAAGATCGCACCGTGATATGCTTCGCCGGGTTCGACTCCGCCACCCGCTGTCTCGATGAGAGTTGACTTTCCGAAATCGTCATCGCGCTCTGCTCTTACGAAATAGTAATTATCTTCGTCGTCGATGATGATCGCTCTTGCTATCTTCCTGTCGTGATCTATGTATTCCAAAGGCCACTGATCGTCCTTAAGATCGAGTCTTATCTCGGAGTCCTTTATCGCTTTCCATTCGTCTCTCGTGATAGAGAATGCATACGATATATCGTTCGCGGGATCGGGGTATTCCTTCACTTTCTTCATGCCGTTGGCAATGGCGGTCGAGTAGGATCCGACATTTGTATATTTCATGTAGGAATATATCTCGTCGTAGTCCGTATTCTCGAAGGCCCAGTCACGTACCGCCATAGCGGCCTCTTTGGCATATCCTTTTCGCTGCTGATCTGCGCGGATATGGTATCCGATCTCGGGCAGTGTCTCTCCGTCTATTACCTGAAGAGTAAATCCGCAGTCGCCGATCACCTCGTTCGTATCCTTAAGGCATACCGCCCAGAGTCCGAAACCGAGTTCTTTGTAACGTTTCATATTGCGCTCGATCCATTCTCTTACGCGAGCTTCGTCGAATATATACGGGTAATGCTTCATGATCTCAGAGTCCGCGAACACCTTATAGAGTGCATCGTAGTCATCCATGTTCATCTCACGTAAATAAAGTCTCTCTGTCTCGATCATGTGCGTATCTCCTTATCTATCCGTTATCGTCCCTTAAGCGGGAAGTACATCATACGCTTGTTTATCGTTCTACGCAAATTATTTTTATATATTAAGCGGTTAGCTTATAATGGTAAGCGGAGTTTTGCCACAAAATTACTTTGATGGTCAAAGTAATTTTGCTATCATACGGGTAGAGACATTGCTCTGATCGAGGTACGAACATGCTCAGATATATTGCGATGATGTATATAACTCTTCTTCCCACGATACTCGCGGGTATCGTTGTTATGATATGGTGCAAACTTCCGATCCTTCCCATATTCGCTTATCCGATCGACGGGGGAAAGAACTTTATCGACGGCAGAAGGATATTCGGTGACCATAAGACATGGAAGGGACTTATAGGTTACGTACTCTTTAATACGATATTCACGGTCCTGTGGGGACTTATTATCTCGGGTAAGGGTGCCGAGAGTCTTGATTTCTTTTATCAGCATCACGAGAACACATTGAAGTTTAATCTTCTTGTCGGAGTGCTGCTCGGCCTCGGGTATTCGCTACTGGAGCTTCCGAACAGCTTTATCAAGAGAAGGCTCGATATAAAGCCCGGAAAGACTTTGACCGGATTTACAAAGGTATTCTTTATCTTTCTGGACCAAGCTGATTCGCTCTTCGGAGTCGCGCTTGTCGTATGGATCTTTTATCCGCTCGGGATACTTCTTTATCTCGCATTCATCATTGTAGGAGCCGCGACACATCTGCTGCTCAACATGATGCTCTACTTCATGAAACTAAGAAAGAATATGTTCTAATTTGATCTAAGATAAGAGGGGGAACTTATGATCATCAGATTAGCAGGGAATGATATTACTTTAGAAAAGCTCGGCAATAAGGGCAAGAATCTGCTCCTTATGAAGCAGAACGGATTTAACGTTCCGGACGGATTTGTCCTCGACAGCGATACATACGACGAGACCATGAAGGACTCCGGGTTAGGTGATAAGATCGAAGCGATAATAAAGACGCTTACCAAGGATAACGTTAAGGAAGTATCAGATAAGATCAGAGCTTTATTTGACGATGTGTCATTAAGCGAAAAGGTAAAGGCCGAGATGGCTACGCTGATCTCCAAGGACAAGCTCTATGCAGTTCGAAGCAGCGGCACTAAGGAGGACCTCGACGAGTTTTCTTTCGCAGGTCAGTATGAGACGTTCCTTAATACTTCCGCAGACGATGTCGAAAAGAAGGTAATCGAGTGCTACAGATCGATGTTCAGCGAGATCATATTGAGCTATCTCGTGAACAGGAAGACGGGTACCGATGAGCTCAAGATGTCGGTCGTAGTGCAGGAGATGGTCGACTCGGATCTAAGCGGCATCTGCTTTACGATCGATCCCGTGACAGGCGCCGACAAGACGATGCTTATTGAAGTGTCGGAGGGCCTCGGCGAGAACATAGTAAGCGGTAAGACAGTACCCGAGAGATATTACTACGACTGGTATGCTGGTAAGGAGATCGACAGAGAGGCATCGAATCACTTTATCTCGGAGCAGAAGGTAGAAGAATACGCGAAGGTTTTCGCCGGGATCCAGCAGTATTTCGGATTCCCTTGTGATATCGAGTTCGCGATCAAGGACGGCGAGCTTTATATCCTGCAGTCGAGAAGGATCACGAAGATCGGCTATACGGGCATAAGCGATGTCTGGACTACCGCGGACTTTAAGGACGGCGGTGTATCGGCGACTGTCTGCACACCTTATATGTGGAGCCTTTATGAATATATCTGGGAATATTCCCTTCGAAGGTTCATCGTAGATTCGAAGATACTTCGTGACGATGAGCTGCCGCGAAAGTTAGGCGAGATGTACTACGGCAGATGCTACTGGAACCTCTCTGCAGTTAAGAAGACCATGAGTAAGATCGTGGGTTATAAGGAGAGAGAATTCGATAATGAATACGGAATCTCCGGTAACTACGAAGGCGACGGTCAGGTCACGGGCGCGACTCCTAAGGTACTCGCTCACATGATCCCGATCATCATAAAGCAGAAGGCTCTCCTCGATGACAGGCGAAAGAATTCCGAGCGCTATAAGCAGGAACTCCTGGACCTCTACTACGACTATAAGGACAAGCTTGATAACGATAAGATCGAAGATATCACGAAGTCATATGTGAAGATCACGAAGGAGACTTATCTTCGAAGTGAGACTACGTATTTTCATCAGATCTTCATCAATACGATCCATCAGTCGCTCTATAAGGACAGCCTTCTTAAATATGTGAGCGGCAGCGAGTATCTGTCGCTATTAGGAAGCATCGATAATATCTCGCACCTCCTGCCGTTTTATGACATGTGGGACATTACGCGCGATATACGAAAGGATCAGGATGCATTGAAGTTCTGGAATGAGAATGACCCGATGTATATCAGGGAACATCTTTCCGATGATGTTCATCTCCTGCCGCGCGTCAAAAAGCTCATAGATACTTACGGTTACCATTCCGATAAGGAACTCGACATCACATATCCGTGCTATTACGAAGAACCCGAGGTCATGATCTCCATGGTCAAGGATATGTTAAAGCTCGATGATTCTTTCTCGCCGATGGAGGATAAGGAAAGAGGCACAGAAACATACCAAAAGATCCTCGAAAGGATCCGCGGTACCGTATCCTCGGGCAAGTACAGGAAGATCGTCGATAAGGTTCAAAATATGCGAAAGATGCTCTGGTGGAGAGAGGAGTTCCGCGATGTCTCCACGAGGTTCTACTATATGCTCCGCATGTATTCACTGAAGTACGCGGATAAGCTCGTATCTGACGGAGTATTAAAGAGCAGGGAGGATATCTGGTTCTTAAAGGTCGGTAACGTCTGGGACTATATCGACGGCAAGCTCACGGCAGAAGACCTCAATGATCTGATCGTCAGGAATAAGTATTACTACAATGCATACAGGAACTACATAAGCGATAATGAGATAGGACACGATTTCAGCGTCATAAGCGAAGAGTCCGGTAAGGATACCCTGAAAGGTCTCGGCGCCAATAACGGAAGGATCAGGGCAACTGCCAGAGTGATCGAGGACTTTTCGCAGATCGACAGGCTAAAGGAAGGCGATATCCTCGTTACGAAATTTACCGATACGGGATGGACGCCGAAGTTTGCGGTCCTCTCGGGAATAGTTACGGAATACGGCGGTATCCTCTGCCATGCAGCGATCGTATCGAGGGAATACGGTATCCCTGCGATCGTATGCTGCAAGGATGCCATGAGCAGGATAAGAGACGGTCAGGAGATACTGATCGACGGCAGCACAGGTATCGTAGAATTGTCGGGGGAGGATTGATATGATACTCGGAAAATGGAACAGGTCGGTGATCCTGACATATATCGGATTGGCTTTCGCCGTATGCGGTATATTTCTGGCGATCACAACGACAAGGATCGACCTTTCATATTCATGCCTTATGGTAGCCGGAATATGTGATCTTTTTGACGGAGCTGTTGCCCGCAAGGTAAAGCGCAACGATGAGGAAAAGGCATTCGGTATCGAGCTCGATTCTCTCGTTGATTCT
This genomic interval carries:
- a CDS encoding pyruvate, water dikinase, with translation MIIRLAGNDITLEKLGNKGKNLLLMKQNGFNVPDGFVLDSDTYDETMKDSGLGDKIEAIIKTLTKDNVKEVSDKIRALFDDVSLSEKVKAEMATLISKDKLYAVRSSGTKEDLDEFSFAGQYETFLNTSADDVEKKVIECYRSMFSEIILSYLVNRKTGTDELKMSVVVQEMVDSDLSGICFTIDPVTGADKTMLIEVSEGLGENIVSGKTVPERYYYDWYAGKEIDREASNHFISEQKVEEYAKVFAGIQQYFGFPCDIEFAIKDGELYILQSRRITKIGYTGISDVWTTADFKDGGVSATVCTPYMWSLYEYIWEYSLRRFIVDSKILRDDELPRKLGEMYYGRCYWNLSAVKKTMSKIVGYKEREFDNEYGISGNYEGDGQVTGATPKVLAHMIPIIIKQKALLDDRRKNSERYKQELLDLYYDYKDKLDNDKIEDITKSYVKITKETYLRSETTYFHQIFINTIHQSLYKDSLLKYVSGSEYLSLLGSIDNISHLLPFYDMWDITRDIRKDQDALKFWNENDPMYIREHLSDDVHLLPRVKKLIDTYGYHSDKELDITYPCYYEEPEVMISMVKDMLKLDDSFSPMEDKERGTETYQKILERIRGTVSSGKYRKIVDKVQNMRKMLWWREEFRDVSTRFYYMLRMYSLKYADKLVSDGVLKSREDIWFLKVGNVWDYIDGKLTAEDLNDLIVRNKYYYNAYRNYISDNEIGHDFSVISEESGKDTLKGLGANNGRIRATARVIEDFSQIDRLKEGDILVTKFTDTGWTPKFAVLSGIVTEYGGILCHAAIVSREYGIPAIVCCKDAMSRIRDGQEILIDGSTGIVELSGED
- a CDS encoding Type I phosphodiesterase / nucleotide pyrophosphatase, with amino-acid sequence MEQEKEKLNALPNYDNCLVNLANSVLRKFGAKTIHNTLPMADELLASDYRNVVVLVLDAMGISILEKHLKEDGFFRSHVVGSYDSVFPPTTVAATTSLMSGLYPNEHGWLGWDVYYPKLEKNVTVFRNIDQKTEKEGARPDGSGVWTEDSLEPDKPAADYHVGFEYTPYKNIVDAINEAGGRAYFSMPFMPPFPQDLEAILSRVKSLCDEPERKFIYAYWSEPDSTMHRTGTVSSETHEMVTSLEKRIEEFASDLKDTLLLITADHSHVDCDNICLLDHPEVTDCLVRLPSLEPRVMSFFVKEDKKADFPEIFTKNFGDGFLILTGDEAVSMNVFGTGEDREDLRGMLGDYVIFSTSPKAIFNTHIEAQEMPGGHAGLTAEERIIPLIAVKID
- a CDS encoding Protein N-acetyltransferase, RimJ/RimL family — encoded protein: MIETERLYLREMNMDDYDALYKVFADSEIMKHYPYIFDEARVREWIERNMKRYKELGFGLWAVCLKDTNEVIGDCGFTLQVIDGETLPEIGYHIRADQQRKGYAKEAAMAVRDWAFENTDYDEIYSYMKYTNVGSYSTAIANGMKKVKEYPDPANDISYAFSITRDEWKAIKDSEIRLDLKDDQWPLEYIDHDRKIARAIIIDDEDNYYFVRAERDDDFGKSTLIETAGGGVEPGEAYHGAILRELNEELGAKVQILCKLGVVSDYYNLIHRHNLNNYFLCKVVSFGEKHMTQEEIDQFHLSTLKLKYEDAVKEYERCSCTPLGTLVMRRELPILKHAHEWLEKNR
- a CDS encoding CDP-diglyceride synthetase; protein product: MLRYIAMMYITLLPTILAGIVVMIWCKLPILPIFAYPIDGGKNFIDGRRIFGDHKTWKGLIGYVLFNTIFTVLWGLIISGKGAESLDFFYQHHENTLKFNLLVGVLLGLGYSLLELPNSFIKRRLDIKPGKTLTGFTKVFFIFLDQADSLFGVALVVWIFYPLGILLYLAFIIVGAATHLLLNMMLYFMKLRKNMF
- a CDS encoding Protein N-acetyltransferase, RimJ/RimL family translates to MLFETTEFTLKDGRTALLLNPEEEHAQGLLDYLVKSAEETDFLLRYPEECGRYTLEGEKKLLENMKGSPNDLFLTCTVDGKVAGNCHLMMNGKMKIRHRANVAIALLKEYWGLGIGTKMFEAMLDAARANPDLMQVELEVVEGNDRAMALYKKMGFEVYGVRPNAIKLKDGTLLSETLMVNKLR